The Engraulis encrasicolus isolate BLACKSEA-1 chromosome 11, IST_EnEncr_1.0, whole genome shotgun sequence nucleotide sequence TAGTGGGAGTAGGATATACTGTACCTTACTCAAAGTAGGCTAACTTTTGGACAGTGAAGGCTGCAGACATAAGTCGACTTAAATAAACAGCAGTTTCTTTATTATTTCTTTATGGAAAACCAGTTTGTTTAAAACTTGATGTAAGAATTGAAGAATACCTGAAGTACAATAGTAAACTTGACTGCAAGAACTGCGAAGCATAGCGAAGGGTCATATTCAACTTGCTGTGCTGAGATATAATATTATATCCCAAATCCCACACTATctatgtaattacatctgtatttTATTACAAAGTGAAGTGAGTGCTTGCAGATCTTGTAGAAGAAGTAGTGTTTGAAAATGGAATTGCTTCCAAACATTCAAAACCACTAatttgtttgaatgtgattttattAATACTGTATAGTGAcctttatcatttttttttgtaCCAGGGGCCCAGCAGTACAGTGAGTATGTAGGCTACAGCAGAGACTTCAAGTGGAAGGGTCCACACAGCGAGAAACTGCCAAGGTGAAACAACTTATACTGTACCATAATGTAATTTATGACATTAAGCTTGGCCTGTTATTGGTTAGTTATTTGGTTTTGTATGAATCATGTTAACACCACTTCTGTTGAAAACGTTGCATTTGCAGAGATGGTTGGGAGAGGCTTCACCGTAAGATAGTGGCCATTGATGCGCTGAACTTCAAAAATCCAAAGGAGCAGTACCAAAAGCACAAAATCAGACGAGAGCTGAACAAGGTTTGTGCTTACTTCTTAAATAACACTGAGGAAGGCTGAACGCCATAATGCGTCTGTGAGCAAAAAGGAAAGTGTTCTATGTATAATGCAGACTTTCTTCCCTTTCACTTAATTTGACATACAAATGTCATATGAGGAATTGATGATGAATTAATATTACATTAGGTTTTTATCAAAGGGGGGACGACACCCCTCAAGGTCCATCCTTTGCCACAATGGTACTAAAGATACACTTTGACTGCTAGATCCAGAATTATTTGGTTCTGTCAGCACACACCCACAATGACAACTGACGATAACTCCATCACAGAGAACCCCCACCTTGCTTCTTTTTTATTAATATTTTCATTCTCAGGCTTTCATTGGGTTCAAAGAGGAAGGGAAACCCGATAAACTTCCAGCTATTGCCACTGGAAACTGGGGATGTGGAGCATTCCATGGAGATTCCATCCTCAAAGGTAAGGGGTACACCACAGACTCCTCTATGCAAGTGAAGATGCAAAACCTTGTCAGCCAAGTTGTGGTTATTTTTTTTAACGAAGCTTTATTATAATCCAGATCATATTGTATTGTtctgccatttttttctttttgtttggtaCATTTTGCATGTCTGAAAACTGTTTAGGGTTTTGCATCTGGGCTTTTGTGTTCTGTATTACTGAATGAGGGTATTTTGTTTACTtgctttatttaatttttttggaaGGCCTGGCAAGACCTTCCTTCAATTGAGAAGTCACAAGGAAGTTTTATTTAACGTGATACATTTTTGTCCTAGACTATTCAGTTCATGTGTTAATGGTGCTCCCAGTCTACTCTGCATCAATCAGTTGGGTTGGCGTGTGTCCACAGCTCTGATTCAGATGATGGCTGCAGCAGTAGCACAGCGGGACCTGGTCTTCTTCACGTTTGGAGATAGACATTTGGAGGATGCGGTGTGGGATATTTACACTCATCTCAGAGATGGCAAGAAAACAGTAGGTAAGAAACAAGAACAAAACGATAAAGGAAGATTTTTTTGTCCTTCTTGGAAA carries:
- the LOC134457950 gene encoding poly(ADP-ribose) glycohydrolase-like, whose translation is MLQVDFACSMVGGGVLGNGLVQEEILFLMNPELIVARLFTEKLTDNECLKITGAQQYSEYVGYSRDFKWKGPHSEKLPRDGWERLHRKIVAIDALNFKNPKEQYQKHKIRRELNKAFIGFKEEGKPDKLPAIATGNWGCGAFHGDSILKALIQMMAAAVAQRDLVFFTFGDRHLEDAVWDIYTHLRDGKKTVGQIYDFLAAYCHQVAYGEKTDLRRSLKCAL